The following proteins come from a genomic window of Timaviella obliquedivisa GSE-PSE-MK23-08B:
- the folB gene encoding dihydroneopterin aldolase codes for MKDAIYVNGIRAFGHLGVLLEERTMGQWFNVDLMIQVDLSKAGASDRLADTYDYCNAVTAIQSYIQTSEVQLLEAAAEAIAAIVLTANIVQQVQVRLTKLVPPIPHFSGTIVIEITRSLRDGGVLRK; via the coding sequence ATGAAAGACGCAATTTATGTCAACGGTATTCGAGCCTTTGGGCATTTGGGCGTTCTTTTAGAGGAACGCACAATGGGACAGTGGTTTAACGTCGATCTGATGATTCAAGTAGACTTGTCGAAGGCAGGGGCAAGCGATCGCCTTGCTGATACCTATGACTATTGCAACGCCGTTACTGCTATTCAGAGCTACATTCAAACGAGCGAAGTGCAGCTTTTAGAAGCAGCAGCAGAGGCGATCGCAGCGATCGTTTTGACCGCAAATATTGTTCAACAGGTGCAGGTTCGTTTGACCAAACTGGTGCCTCCTATTCCTCACTTTAGTGGAACGATCGTTATAGAGATTACCCGTTCACTTAGGGATGGGGGAGTGTTGAGGAAATAG
- a CDS encoding glutamate-5-semialdehyde dehydrogenase: protein MTPKILNSTLPALARQTREAARKLAVLSTTARNQAIEAIALALEAAAPKILAANEADCQTALAEGLAKPLYGRLKLDAGKLQGAIAGVRDVGRLADPVGVRQIHRELAEGLVLQRITCPLGVVGVIFESRPDALVQIATLAVKSGNGVILKGGKEAVQSCEALTQAIHQGLEQAGIDPAVVLLLTTREETLELLHLDQDVDLIIPRGSNSFVRFVQDNTQIPVLGHAEGICHLYVDQSAQIVDAVAIALDAKTQYPSACNAIETLLVHRAIAPQFLAQAAPILKAAGVELKGDERTREWLNIALATEIDWETEYSDLILSIKIVNDLAEAIAHINTYGSRHTEAIVTEDAQAAATFTDQVDAAGVFHNCSTRFADGFRYGFGAEVGISTQKTPPRGPVGLEGLVTYKYQVTGKGHVVSAYSSEKGQPFTHKDLTDLTQTRS from the coding sequence ATGACTCCCAAAATCTTGAATTCAACCCTCCCCGCTTTAGCCCGTCAAACCCGCGAGGCAGCCCGCAAGCTAGCGGTGCTATCGACAACCGCCCGCAATCAGGCAATTGAGGCGATCGCCCTTGCCCTGGAAGCTGCTGCCCCAAAAATTTTGGCAGCCAATGAAGCCGATTGCCAAACGGCGCTAGCAGAAGGATTGGCAAAACCTTTGTATGGAAGGTTGAAGCTGGATGCTGGCAAGTTACAGGGGGCGATCGCGGGGGTGCGAGACGTAGGGCGATTGGCTGACCCAGTGGGAGTTCGGCAAATTCATCGAGAATTAGCAGAAGGGTTGGTGCTTCAGCGCATCACTTGCCCATTAGGAGTCGTGGGAGTCATTTTTGAATCGCGTCCTGATGCCCTAGTGCAGATTGCGACGCTGGCAGTGAAGTCGGGTAATGGGGTGATCTTGAAAGGCGGCAAAGAAGCTGTGCAGTCTTGTGAAGCATTGACTCAGGCGATTCATCAAGGGCTGGAACAGGCAGGAATTGATCCCGCAGTCGTGCTGCTGCTGACCACACGGGAGGAAACTTTAGAATTGTTGCATTTAGACCAAGATGTGGATTTAATTATTCCACGCGGCTCTAATTCTTTTGTTCGATTTGTGCAAGATAATACGCAAATTCCAGTGTTAGGTCATGCAGAGGGAATTTGTCATTTATATGTTGATCAATCTGCTCAGATTGTTGATGCTGTGGCGATCGCCCTGGATGCAAAAACCCAGTATCCTTCTGCTTGCAACGCAATTGAGACACTCTTAGTACATCGAGCGATCGCTCCACAGTTTCTGGCTCAAGCTGCACCTATTCTGAAAGCGGCAGGTGTCGAGCTAAAGGGCGATGAACGTACCCGTGAATGGCTAAATATTGCTTTAGCAACAGAAATTGACTGGGAAACGGAATACAGTGATTTAATTCTTTCAATTAAAATCGTGAATGATTTAGCAGAGGCGATCGCTCACATTAACACCTATGGTTCGCGCCATACTGAAGCGATCGTGACTGAAGATGCCCAAGCGGCTGCCACCTTTACAGATCAAGTCGATGCCGCAGGGGTATTTCATAATTGCTCAACCCGCTTTGCCGATGGCTTCCGCTACGGCTTTGGGGCAGAAGTTGGGATTAGCACCCAAAAAACGCCGCCCCGTGGCCCCGTTGGGCTAGAAGGACTGGTGACTTACAAATATCAAGTGACGGGTAAAGGTCATGTTGTTTCTGCCTATAGCAGTGAAAAAGGTCAGCCATTTACTCATAAAGATTTGACAGACTTGACACAGACCAGATCATGA
- the murQ gene encoding N-acetylmuramic acid 6-phosphate etherase, giving the protein MKDLAERGHLLTEQVNPNSQNLDQMSALEIVDLFNKEDAQTIAAIANARLQLAEAIDRTATALHQGGRLFYIGAGTSGRLGVLDAAECPPTFCTPPELVQGIIAGGAGALVRSSEALEDQAEDGSQAIARRHITHLDVVVGITAGGTTPYVQGALLAARQRGATTIFIACVPQTQVRLDVDVDIRLLVGPEILAGSTRLKAGTVTKLALNILSTGVMVKLGKVYRNRMVDVAVTNSKLLDRALRILQDLTDLDREAASILLEKSNRQVKLALLMHWTGVNGEEGDRLLSAHQGNLRQAVKASKGE; this is encoded by the coding sequence ATGAAAGACTTAGCAGAACGGGGGCATCTTCTCACTGAGCAAGTGAATCCAAATAGCCAAAACCTTGACCAAATGAGCGCCCTAGAGATTGTCGATCTCTTCAACAAAGAAGATGCCCAAACGATCGCCGCCATTGCCAACGCTCGGTTGCAGTTAGCAGAAGCGATCGACCGCACCGCTACAGCACTGCATCAAGGCGGACGGCTTTTTTACATTGGGGCAGGCACCAGCGGCAGATTAGGCGTGTTGGATGCTGCCGAATGTCCGCCGACTTTCTGTACGCCGCCTGAGTTGGTGCAAGGCATCATTGCGGGTGGGGCAGGGGCATTGGTCAGAAGCTCTGAAGCGTTAGAAGACCAGGCGGAAGATGGTAGTCAGGCGATCGCCCGTCGTCACATCACCCACTTAGACGTGGTAGTCGGCATTACTGCGGGCGGCACAACGCCTTACGTCCAGGGCGCGTTACTTGCTGCTCGACAACGGGGAGCCACCACCATTTTTATTGCCTGTGTCCCTCAAACTCAGGTTCGGCTAGACGTTGATGTTGATATTCGTTTGTTAGTAGGGCCTGAAATTTTGGCGGGTTCTACACGGCTAAAAGCTGGCACTGTGACCAAGTTGGCATTAAATATTCTTTCGACTGGGGTCATGGTTAAGCTGGGCAAGGTCTACAGAAATCGCATGGTCGATGTTGCCGTGACCAATAGCAAGCTGCTCGATCGCGCTCTGCGGATTCTCCAAGACCTAACTGACCTGGATCGGGAAGCCGCTAGTATTCTTTTAGAAAAGAGCAATCGTCAGGTCAAACTCGCCCTGCTGATGCATTGGACAGGAGTTAATGGAGAGGAGGGCGATCGCTTGTTGTCAGCACATCAAGGAAATTTGCGGCAAGCTGTGAAGGCGAGCAAAGGAGAATAG
- a CDS encoding DUF3110 domain-containing protein, whose amino-acid sequence MRVFVLLFNARTENEGIHTLKVGDRNVVLMFESEDDATRYGLMLEAQDFSSPMVESFESEEIEDFCKDSEYECKIVPEGTLELPPESNVESTDWQAEGARPIEDHSDEDRLDQVSDEPTEFSNSELDRLRRRLEGLL is encoded by the coding sequence ATGCGCGTGTTTGTTTTGTTGTTTAATGCTCGTACCGAAAATGAAGGCATTCATACCCTCAAGGTAGGCGATCGCAACGTAGTGCTGATGTTTGAGTCAGAAGATGATGCCACTCGGTACGGCTTAATGCTAGAAGCTCAAGACTTTTCTAGCCCAATGGTAGAGTCGTTTGAGTCAGAAGAAATTGAAGACTTCTGCAAAGATTCTGAATATGAATGCAAAATTGTTCCCGAAGGAACGCTTGAACTACCTCCCGAATCTAACGTTGAATCGACTGACTGGCAAGCCGAGGGGGCGCGTCCCATCGAAGATCACTCAGATGAAGACCGCCTCGATCAAGTCTCAGACGAACCAACCGAATTTTCTAACTCAGAACTAGACCGACTTCGACGTAGGCTAGAAGGGTTGCTGTAA
- a CDS encoding 5-formyltetrahydrofolate cyclo-ligase has product MAEQIIDPIAGLTSKADLRRSLLKARRALAPEIWRTQSDRLCTHLQTTPQFIRAQTILAYTSFRQEPDLSSLIYGADSSKRWGLPRCVGKSLTWHAWSSTSRPLQAGAYGILEPHADEPILELETVDLILVPAVASDRQGYRLGYGGGFYDRLLSDPHWATKPSISILFNFALLPHLPIDPWDRPLHAICTEAGLFWINR; this is encoded by the coding sequence ATGGCAGAACAAATCATTGATCCAATCGCTGGGCTAACTTCCAAGGCAGACCTGCGCCGATCGCTCCTCAAAGCTCGTCGTGCCCTTGCTCCTGAGATTTGGCGAACCCAGAGCGATCGCCTCTGCACCCATCTTCAAACCACTCCCCAATTTATTCGAGCACAGACCATTCTGGCTTATACCAGTTTCCGCCAAGAACCGGATCTTAGCTCGCTAATCTATGGCGCTGACAGTTCCAAACGTTGGGGACTGCCTCGGTGTGTGGGAAAATCCCTCACTTGGCACGCTTGGTCGTCCACCTCAAGACCGCTGCAAGCCGGAGCCTACGGAATTTTGGAACCTCACGCCGATGAGCCGATCTTAGAGTTAGAAACAGTAGACTTGATTTTGGTGCCAGCAGTGGCTAGCGATCGCCAGGGCTACCGACTTGGCTACGGCGGTGGCTTTTACGATCGCCTGCTCAGTGACCCTCACTGGGCAACAAAACCGAGCATTAGCATCCTCTTTAACTTTGCGCTGTTGCCCCATTTGCCAATCGACCCGTGGGATCGCCCCCTTCATGCCATCTGTACAGAAGCAGGATTATTTTGGATTAATCGTTAG
- the bcp gene encoding thioredoxin-dependent thiol peroxidase, whose amino-acid sequence MPLQPGDAAPDFRLPDGAGNIVKLSDFRGRRVVLYFYPRDNTPGCTKEACGFRNAYSDFQDANAVVLGISTDDAKAHTKFATKLNLPFPLLTDADGKVSTAYESYGLKKFMGKEYMGISRNSFLVGPNGNIEKIYLKVTPESHAVEVLADVTNPQT is encoded by the coding sequence GTGCCCCTTCAGCCCGGTGATGCCGCGCCAGACTTCAGATTGCCAGATGGAGCAGGAAATATCGTCAAGCTCTCGGACTTTCGAGGACGGCGAGTCGTGCTTTATTTCTACCCTCGAGACAACACTCCAGGTTGCACTAAAGAAGCGTGCGGCTTTCGGAACGCCTACTCCGACTTTCAGGATGCTAACGCAGTCGTGCTTGGAATTAGTACAGACGATGCCAAAGCCCATACTAAGTTTGCAACAAAACTTAATTTGCCTTTTCCGCTCTTAACCGATGCCGATGGTAAAGTTTCAACGGCTTATGAGAGTTATGGGCTGAAAAAGTTTATGGGTAAAGAATATATGGGTATCAGCCGTAATTCTTTTTTGGTTGGCCCTAACGGGAACATCGAGAAGATTTACCTTAAGGTTACTCCCGAAAGTCACGCAGTCGAAGTGTTGGCTGATGTGACCAACCCACAAACCTAA
- a CDS encoding NUDIX hydrolase, giving the protein MQQLQRFVQAALGIIFRHPITGTSIVPVLPDGRIVLIQRRDNGRWSFPGGIVDWGEDIPTSVKRELTEETGLNLVNIKRLVGVYSDPTRDPRFHSICVLVEAAVEGTMLAQDKLEVLDVKAFKLGEIPQGELSHDHDRQLADYLKGVTVLA; this is encoded by the coding sequence ATGCAACAGTTACAGCGGTTCGTCCAGGCAGCGCTGGGCATAATTTTTCGGCATCCGATTACGGGCACTAGCATTGTACCCGTGCTGCCCGATGGGCGAATTGTCTTGATTCAGCGCCGAGATAACGGTCGTTGGAGCTTTCCGGGTGGCATTGTAGATTGGGGCGAAGATATCCCGACCTCGGTGAAGCGGGAATTGACCGAAGAGACGGGACTAAATCTAGTTAATATTAAGCGGCTCGTTGGCGTATATTCTGACCCAACGCGCGATCCCCGGTTTCATTCCATTTGCGTTTTGGTTGAGGCGGCGGTGGAGGGTACCATGCTGGCGCAGGACAAGCTGGAAGTCTTGGACGTGAAGGCATTCAAACTTGGAGAAATTCCCCAGGGTGAACTATCCCATGACCACGATCGCCAGCTTGCCGATTATTTGAAAGGCGTGACGGTGTTAGCGTAA
- the hemE gene encoding uroporphyrinogen decarboxylase codes for MTGFNQVPCLLRAARGEAVERPPVWMMRQAGRYMKEYRELRDRHPSFRERSENPEIAVEISLQPWRAFRPDGVILFSDILTPLPGIGIPFDIIESKGPIIEPAIRTQAQIDQLYEIEPEESMPFIRTILQTLRQEVGNEATVLGFVGAPWTLAAYAVEGKSSKDYSIIKGMAFSEPAMLHQLLSKLADAIAAYACYQIESGAQIVQMFDSWAGQLSPQDYDAFALPYQQQVVRQVKAKHPDTPMILYISGSAGVLERMGQSGVDIISVDWTVDMAEARQRLGSNMMVQGNIDPCVLFGSKALIRDRILDTVRKAGRRGHILNLGHGILPKTPEENAAYFFETAKQVDQLLAVPA; via the coding sequence ATGACCGGATTCAATCAAGTTCCCTGTTTGCTTCGGGCTGCACGCGGCGAAGCAGTAGAGCGTCCTCCCGTCTGGATGATGCGCCAAGCGGGACGCTACATGAAAGAGTATCGGGAACTGCGCGATCGCCATCCCTCTTTCCGAGAGCGCTCCGAGAATCCAGAGATCGCCGTAGAAATTTCACTACAACCTTGGCGCGCGTTTCGACCCGATGGCGTAATTTTGTTTTCAGACATTTTGACTCCGCTCCCTGGAATCGGCATTCCCTTCGACATTATTGAGAGCAAAGGGCCCATCATTGAGCCAGCTATTCGGACTCAGGCACAAATCGATCAACTTTACGAAATCGAGCCGGAAGAATCGATGCCGTTCATCCGCACTATTTTGCAAACCCTGCGGCAAGAAGTGGGCAATGAGGCAACGGTGCTAGGGTTTGTCGGCGCCCCCTGGACTTTGGCAGCTTATGCCGTTGAGGGGAAAAGCTCGAAAGACTACAGCATCATCAAGGGCATGGCGTTTTCTGAGCCAGCTATGTTGCATCAACTCTTGAGTAAGCTTGCCGATGCGATCGCCGCCTACGCTTGCTACCAAATTGAGTCGGGCGCACAGATTGTGCAAATGTTTGATTCTTGGGCAGGGCAACTCAGTCCTCAAGACTACGATGCTTTTGCCCTACCCTATCAGCAGCAGGTCGTTCGTCAAGTCAAAGCTAAGCATCCTGACACCCCAATGATTCTCTACATCAGCGGCAGTGCAGGCGTGTTAGAGCGCATGGGTCAATCGGGCGTAGATATCATCAGCGTTGATTGGACAGTAGATATGGCGGAAGCGCGGCAACGGCTGGGTTCTAACATGATGGTGCAAGGTAACATTGACCCTTGCGTGCTGTTTGGCTCAAAAGCATTGATCCGCGATCGCATCCTCGACACGGTTCGCAAAGCTGGTAGACGAGGACACATCCTCAATTTGGGTCATGGCATTTTACCCAAAACCCCAGAAGAAAACGCGGCATACTTCTTTGAAACAGCAAAGCAAGTGGATCAACTGCTAGCGGTTCCAGCCTAG
- a CDS encoding 2Fe-2S iron-sulfur cluster binding domain-containing protein, translating to MAVYQVRLVNPAIALDRTLSVPDDQYILDIAEDAGIRLPAGCKLGECSGCVAKLLEGEVEQAEQKFLRSPELAAGYTVTCVAYPRSDCTLLTHQEQVLYGTSLYYAPKTDVPKD from the coding sequence ATGGCAGTTTATCAGGTTCGGTTGGTGAATCCGGCGATCGCCCTCGATCGCACTCTGTCAGTGCCCGATGACCAATATATTCTAGATATTGCCGAAGATGCAGGCATCCGGTTGCCTGCGGGCTGCAAATTGGGAGAATGTTCGGGCTGTGTTGCCAAGCTGCTAGAGGGAGAAGTCGAGCAAGCCGAGCAAAAGTTCCTGCGATCGCCTGAATTAGCCGCCGGATACACAGTCACTTGCGTTGCCTACCCGCGCTCCGACTGCACTTTGCTAACTCATCAGGAGCAGGTTTTGTATGGCACTTCATTGTACTATGCCCCAAAAACCGATGTGCCCAAGGATTAA
- a CDS encoding cation diffusion facilitator family transporter → MHFHSHFCRPSCDCTEPPSRKIRQLWIALALISIFAVAELLVGLFSHSLALLAESGHMLSDALALGVALLATWLAQLPVSHQATFGYRRVEILAALANGVSLMVVAGLIAWEAIAHLREPPTEILSLPMLVTAVVGLGVNSLNAFLLHDDSHHDLNLQGAFLHMVADAVSSVGVIGAAIAVWLLHWNWADGAISLSVAVFIGIGAIPIIRQSCNILLEKTPPHLDVEQIQTHLQEFLGVKAVDRLYVWTIALGQEALFAELTVDIRDGEERDRLLAEMQASVREKYGIQEIIFQMTAPVTVNLSRPGILLGVISNEMI, encoded by the coding sequence ATGCACTTTCATTCCCATTTCTGCCGTCCTAGTTGCGATTGCACTGAACCCCCTTCCCGCAAAATTCGACAGCTTTGGATCGCGCTGGCGTTGATTAGCATTTTTGCCGTTGCAGAACTGTTGGTGGGGTTGTTTAGCCATAGTTTGGCGCTCCTGGCAGAGTCAGGGCATATGCTCTCGGATGCCTTAGCGTTAGGAGTGGCGCTGTTAGCAACTTGGCTGGCGCAATTGCCTGTTTCGCATCAGGCGACGTTTGGGTATCGACGGGTCGAAATTTTGGCGGCATTGGCGAATGGAGTAAGCTTGATGGTTGTAGCGGGTTTGATTGCCTGGGAAGCGATCGCCCACCTTCGAGAGCCGCCTACCGAAATTCTGAGCTTGCCGATGTTAGTCACGGCGGTCGTGGGTCTGGGCGTGAACAGCCTCAACGCTTTCTTACTGCACGATGATAGCCATCATGATCTCAACTTGCAAGGGGCTTTTCTGCACATGGTGGCGGATGCCGTTAGCTCGGTGGGAGTCATTGGGGCAGCGATCGCGGTTTGGCTACTCCATTGGAACTGGGCAGATGGAGCGATTAGCCTCAGCGTTGCCGTGTTTATTGGAATTGGGGCAATTCCGATCATTCGGCAAAGTTGCAATATTTTGCTCGAAAAAACGCCGCCTCATCTAGATGTAGAGCAAATTCAGACTCATCTGCAAGAGTTCTTAGGCGTGAAGGCAGTCGATCGCCTTTATGTCTGGACGATCGCCCTGGGTCAGGAAGCGCTATTTGCTGAGTTGACCGTGGATATTCGAGATGGGGAGGAGCGCGATCGCTTACTAGCAGAAATGCAGGCTTCTGTGCGTGAAAAATACGGCATTCAAGAAATCATTTTTCAAATGACCGCGCCTGTAACCGTGAATTTATCAAGACCTGGAATATTGTTGGGCGTGATCAGCAATGAGATGATTTAA
- the xth gene encoding exodeoxyribonuclease III yields the protein MKIATWNVNSIRTRLEHLVGWLEDNPVDVLCVQETKVVDQDFPKLPIEALGYHTYVSGQKSYNGVALLSRSPLTEVSMGFTPVLGEAIVGDLDDQKRIITGVLDGVRIVDLYVPNGSAIGSEKYVYKLRWLGMLRNYLKALMMQHSNLLVCGDFNVAPEDRDIHDPVGREQCIMASDIERQALQQAIFDLGLSDAFRKFNPEEGQFSWWDYRAAAFRRNLGWRIDHHYLSPNLYEQAKSCTIDIAPRKLEKPSDHAPVVVEI from the coding sequence ATGAAAATTGCTACGTGGAACGTTAACTCAATTCGCACTCGGTTGGAACATCTGGTGGGATGGTTAGAGGATAATCCAGTAGACGTGTTATGCGTGCAAGAAACAAAGGTTGTCGATCAAGATTTTCCTAAGTTACCTATTGAGGCTTTGGGCTACCACACTTATGTTTCAGGGCAAAAGTCTTATAACGGGGTGGCATTGCTCAGCCGATCGCCCCTAACCGAGGTCAGCATGGGTTTTACGCCCGTTTTGGGAGAAGCGATCGTCGGTGATTTAGATGATCAAAAACGTATCATTACGGGCGTGTTAGATGGCGTGCGAATTGTTGATCTTTATGTGCCCAATGGCTCGGCGATCGGTAGTGAAAAGTATGTGTACAAACTGCGTTGGTTAGGGATGCTACGAAACTATTTGAAGGCGCTCATGATGCAGCACTCCAATTTGTTAGTGTGCGGCGATTTCAATGTTGCTCCCGAAGACCGCGATATCCATGATCCCGTAGGGCGAGAACAGTGCATTATGGCTTCCGATATAGAACGGCAAGCGTTGCAACAGGCAATTTTTGATTTGGGCTTATCTGATGCCTTTCGCAAATTTAACCCAGAAGAAGGGCAGTTTAGCTGGTGGGATTATCGAGCCGCCGCCTTTCGGCGAAATTTGGGCTGGCGGATTGATCACCACTACTTGTCGCCAAACTTGTATGAGCAGGCAAAAAGCTGCACTATCGATATTGCTCCCCGCAAACTAGAGAAGCCGAGCGACCATGCGCCCGTGGTGGTTGAGATTTAG
- a CDS encoding ferredoxin-thioredoxin reductase variable chain, translating to MKVGDRVRVKESVVVYHYPAHRNEAFDLKGLEGEVVGIASEWHGKPISANFPLLVKFEGKFKAHLRDTELESI from the coding sequence ATGAAAGTTGGCGATCGCGTTCGAGTCAAAGAATCTGTTGTGGTTTATCACTACCCCGCCCATCGAAACGAAGCCTTTGACCTTAAGGGTTTAGAGGGTGAGGTGGTGGGTATTGCCTCAGAGTGGCATGGCAAACCTATCAGTGCAAACTTTCCCCTCTTAGTAAAATTTGAGGGCAAGTTTAAGGCGCATTTACGAGATACCGAGCTGGAATCGATCTAA
- a CDS encoding protein phosphatase 2C domain-containing protein yields MTNDRPIRPPSPTLDSPVSPPLYMQCSNLGCLYPNNVLGKRVCDRCQAPLEYRYLWAIGESVTQIPAGELVSDRYVVMGSNIWLETKPTQAPDIPIFPDGVQPYLQLYPHQLHVPGMYGFCILAQDPIFLLNNVPVDASGKLYSALASEWSSTSAVRQVYWLWQMLQLWEPLKQQGVATSLLVPDNLRVEGWRVRLCELIPDRLTSPQLKDLANCWRPWIAYAQPPVAKALQAFIQNMQFAEATQADLATFSVAAAIASHGTVPLTLSAQLNQILLEQAARQPLHLEIFGATTTGPQRDHNEDACFPSSPMPASVPDKLLPHVGIICDGIGGHEGGEVASQLALSSLKIQISALIQEHTNKPPTSPAVIEQQLASIVRVTNNLISARNNTQDREMRQRMGTTLVMAIQLPQSIAGSHNAHELYLVNVGDSRAYWITPHYCHTLTVDDDVVTREVSMGRYLYAEARQRPDSGALTQALGTRAGELLHPKVRRFIVEEDGLLLLCSDGLSDGDRVEQSWENNSRQVLRGEVSLEQAVRSWIDLANKKNGHDNTSVVMLRCRVTDAPFEAALIEDPEDDPMMDTADPEDFTAASRALLYGNDSNLEEPPLEQPSIPNEPIAIPKPMNFGAVLVLGIIGIVLGGFSIIVLQQLTQSRLSQPEPLPLPSQQLPSPSPDSN; encoded by the coding sequence ATGACAAACGATCGTCCTATCCGTCCGCCATCGCCCACGCTAGATTCTCCGGTTAGTCCACCTTTGTATATGCAGTGTTCTAATTTGGGGTGTCTCTATCCTAATAATGTTTTGGGGAAGCGGGTCTGCGATCGCTGCCAAGCTCCGTTAGAGTACCGCTACTTATGGGCGATCGGCGAATCTGTGACGCAAATTCCAGCAGGCGAATTAGTTAGCGATCGCTACGTCGTCATGGGTTCAAATATTTGGCTAGAAACAAAGCCGACTCAAGCTCCCGATATTCCCATCTTTCCCGATGGAGTACAGCCCTACCTCCAGCTTTATCCACATCAACTCCATGTGCCAGGCATGTATGGCTTTTGCATTTTGGCACAAGATCCCATCTTCCTTTTAAACAACGTTCCTGTTGATGCCTCAGGAAAACTCTATTCTGCCCTTGCCTCGGAATGGTCTTCGACTTCAGCGGTTCGCCAGGTCTACTGGCTTTGGCAGATGCTGCAACTGTGGGAACCGCTAAAGCAACAGGGGGTAGCGACCAGCCTTCTCGTACCCGACAACCTCCGAGTAGAGGGTTGGCGAGTCCGACTCTGTGAGTTAATTCCCGATCGCCTGACCTCGCCACAGCTTAAAGATTTAGCGAACTGTTGGCGACCCTGGATTGCCTACGCCCAGCCCCCCGTAGCCAAAGCACTGCAAGCGTTTATTCAAAACATGCAGTTTGCCGAAGCGACTCAGGCAGATTTGGCGACCTTTAGCGTTGCAGCGGCGATCGCCTCCCACGGCACAGTGCCCCTTACCCTGAGCGCCCAACTCAACCAAATTTTATTGGAACAAGCAGCACGGCAACCCCTTCACCTAGAAATTTTTGGAGCAACGACCACGGGGCCCCAACGTGACCATAACGAAGACGCTTGCTTTCCTAGTTCGCCAATGCCTGCGTCGGTGCCAGACAAACTGCTGCCCCATGTCGGGATTATTTGCGATGGCATTGGTGGGCACGAAGGCGGCGAGGTTGCCAGTCAACTGGCGTTAAGTTCGCTCAAAATTCAGATCAGTGCTTTAATTCAGGAACATACCAACAAGCCCCCGACGAGTCCAGCAGTCATTGAACAGCAACTTGCCTCCATTGTCCGGGTTACCAACAACCTGATTTCTGCCCGCAACAATACTCAAGACCGAGAGATGCGGCAACGGATGGGCACCACCTTGGTCATGGCAATTCAATTGCCCCAAAGTATTGCAGGCAGCCACAACGCCCATGAGCTATACCTGGTAAACGTCGGAGACAGCCGTGCCTATTGGATTACGCCGCACTACTGCCATACGCTGACGGTAGATGATGATGTGGTAACGCGAGAAGTGTCTATGGGGCGATATCTTTATGCAGAGGCAAGGCAAAGACCCGATTCTGGCGCTCTGACGCAAGCCTTAGGAACGCGCGCAGGAGAATTACTTCATCCAAAAGTGCGGCGATTCATTGTAGAGGAGGATGGATTGCTGCTGCTGTGTTCGGATGGATTGAGTGATGGCGATCGCGTGGAGCAAAGTTGGGAAAACAACTCGCGCCAAGTCCTCCGGGGCGAGGTTTCCTTGGAACAGGCAGTGCGATCTTGGATCGATTTAGCCAACAAAAAGAACGGTCACGACAACACCTCAGTTGTGATGTTGCGCTGTCGCGTTACCGATGCACCCTTTGAGGCTGCGTTAATAGAAGACCCGGAAGATGATCCGATGATGGACACGGCAGATCCTGAAGACTTTACAGCCGCATCCCGCGCCCTACTCTATGGCAATGATAGTAATTTAGAAGAGCCGCCTCTAGAACAACCCTCTATTCCTAACGAACCGATCGCCATTCCTAAGCCCATGAATTTTGGGGCGGTTCTCGTGCTCGGCATCATTGGCATTGTCTTAGGAGGATTCAGCATTATTGTTTTGCAGCAGCTTACCCAAAGTAGATTGAGCCAACCTGAACCGTTGCCTCTACCGTCTCAACAATTGCCTAGTCCATCTCCAGACTCTAACTAG